AGCAGGATGCGGAAGCTGCCCCTAAAACCTGATCGCTTTGACTATTGAATACGCAATATTTGCTAGCTTGTGGTAAATCAAGCTGCTTTTTCAATTATCGACTATATTTAACACAAACCATTAAATTTGAGGTTCACTAAGGGATATGAGCCAACCTATGTTTGTAGTGGCTGCACGCATCGCCTCGCATTTACACAAAGCGACTAAAATTGCCGAAAATTTATCTTTAACAGCAAAGAATGCTAAGGCAGTAACCGTGCGAGCCGGCGAGCAAGCGGCAGGATTTGCCGCATTAACTGATTTTATTCAGGAACTGGCAAGCTCAACGATTAGTTTAGCGCAAGCGGTTAATAGTATTGCGATTAATATTTCCATGCGAGCAACGCGGTTGGAGCGAGTTAAGTTGGCCAATTGCCGATTTAAATTAGCCAATCATTTAGGTCAAGATGCATGCTTTATTGCAGATATTCAGCCTTTTTTACAAAAGACCGAGGCGACATTAAAAGCTCTGCAAGATGAATTTATTGAGCTATTGGCCAAGTTAAATCAATTGGTTGAAGATACGCATAGG
This genomic window from Saccharobesus litoralis contains:
- a CDS encoding chemotaxis protein is translated as MSQPMFVVAARIASHLHKATKIAENLSLTAKNAKAVTVRAGEQAAGFAALTDFIQELASSTISLAQAVNSIAINISMRATRLERVKLANCRFKLANHLGQDACFIADIQPFLQKTEATLKALQDEFIELLAKLNQLVEDTHRQIRSASVISTMSKVEASNSGPYKPQLEVISDNIAQAANAIRKELNCAESLLHSAKV